One Aquipuribacter hungaricus genomic window carries:
- the sfnG gene encoding dimethylsulfone monooxygenase SfnG, producing MSAPGAPGPDLPGGAQAPGTREPVRFAYWVPNVSGGLVVSTLPQRTDHSPAYNVDTARAAEAAGFDYALTQVRYGASYGADEQHESTSFSLALLLATERLKVIAAVHPYFWQPTVLAKWAATAQELTGGRLALNVVSGWFKGEALSLGATWLEHGERYRQSEEFIDVLRGAWTTDGFTYRGDFFRTRDLTFRPQPEVLPEVFQGGNSTAARQMAGRASDWYFMNGSSYDGVAEQVAEVGGYAAAAGRRIRFGLNGFAVVRDTEEQARQVVEDIVSHADREKVEGFGEAVKQAGRSAPDGKGMWADSEFKDLVQYNDGFRTGLVGTPEQVARRVLAYRLIGVDLLLLGFLHVREEVQAFGERVVPLVRELEREVAGDVDAIGSLGLGEELASALGLLESPPVAAPS from the coding sequence GTGAGCGCCCCCGGGGCCCCCGGCCCGGACCTGCCCGGCGGCGCCCAGGCCCCCGGCACGCGGGAGCCGGTGCGCTTCGCGTACTGGGTGCCCAACGTCTCCGGCGGGCTCGTCGTGTCCACGCTGCCGCAGCGGACCGACCACTCCCCCGCCTACAACGTCGACACCGCCCGCGCCGCCGAGGCCGCCGGCTTCGACTACGCGCTCACGCAGGTCCGCTACGGCGCGAGCTACGGCGCGGACGAGCAGCACGAGTCGACGTCGTTCTCGCTCGCCCTGCTGCTGGCCACCGAGCGGCTCAAGGTCATCGCCGCCGTCCACCCGTACTTCTGGCAGCCGACGGTGCTGGCCAAGTGGGCGGCCACCGCGCAGGAGCTCACGGGCGGGCGGCTCGCGCTCAACGTCGTCTCCGGCTGGTTCAAGGGCGAGGCGCTGTCGCTGGGGGCCACGTGGCTCGAGCACGGCGAGCGCTACCGGCAGTCCGAGGAGTTCATCGACGTCCTGCGCGGCGCGTGGACGACCGACGGCTTCACCTACCGGGGCGACTTCTTCCGCACGCGCGACCTCACGTTCCGGCCGCAGCCCGAGGTGCTGCCCGAGGTGTTCCAGGGCGGCAACTCCACGGCCGCCCGGCAGATGGCCGGCCGCGCGAGCGACTGGTACTTCATGAACGGCAGCAGCTACGACGGGGTGGCCGAGCAGGTGGCCGAGGTCGGCGGGTACGCCGCGGCGGCCGGGCGCCGCATCCGGTTCGGGCTCAACGGCTTCGCCGTGGTCCGGGACACCGAGGAGCAGGCGCGCCAGGTCGTCGAGGACATCGTGTCCCACGCCGACCGCGAGAAGGTCGAGGGCTTCGGCGAGGCCGTCAAGCAGGCCGGCCGCTCCGCCCCCGACGGCAAGGGGATGTGGGCCGACAGCGAGTTCAAGGACCTGGTGCAGTACAACGACGGCTTCCGCACCGGCCTGGTGGGCACGCCCGAGCAGGTGGCCCGCCGGGTGCTCGCCTACCGGCTCATCGGCGTGGACCTGCTGCTGCTCGGCTTCCTCCACGTCCGCGAGGAGGTGCAGGCCTTCGGCGAGCGCGTCGTCCCGCTCGTGCGCGAGCTCGAGCGCGAGGTGGCCGGCGACGTCGAC